A single window of Colletes latitarsis isolate SP2378_abdomen chromosome 11, iyColLati1, whole genome shotgun sequence DNA harbors:
- the Aprt gene encoding adenine phosphoribosyltransferase isoform X2, translating to MIQPSVFEIFNYSKWIKTKKLICCGIQLKVILIFLYLVLYFESLIFRDIFSVFHNIVALRAMKDLIVEHTLFLEVDLVVGLDSRGFLLGPMICIELGKPFVPIRKKGKLPGKVTQKDFTLEYGQEIFEIQTDCIKKDSRVLIVDDLLATGGSMAAAVELIKSTGAEVIECLVVIELNALKAREKLNVPVHSFVQYD from the exons ATGA TACAACCATCGGTATTCGAGATTTTCAATTATTCAAAATGGATAAaaacgaaaaaattaatttgttgcGGAATACAATTAAAAGTTATCCTGATTTTCCTATACCTGGTGTTGTATTTCG AATCACTTATTTTCAGAGATATATTCAGCGTATTCCATAACATAGTAGCATTGCGTGCAATGAAAGATTTAATAGTAGAGCATACTTTATTTCTCGAAGTAGATTTGGTTGTAGGTCTTGATTCAAGAGGTTTCCTCCTTGGACCTATGATCTGTATAGAATTGGGGAAACCTTTTGTACCTATTAGGAAAAAAGGAAAACTTCCAGGAAAAGTTACACAAAAAGATTTTACTCTTGAATATGGACAG gaaatatttgAAATACAAACTGATTGCATAAAAAAAGACTCACGAGTGCTTATTGTAGATGATTTACTAGCAACAGGAG GTTCTATGGCTGCTGCAGTAGAATTAATAAAATCAACTGGAGCTGAAGTGATTGAATGTTTAGTAGTAATTGAATTAAATGCATTAAAAGCAAGAGAAAAACTTAATGTCCCTGTTCATTCATTCGTTCAATATGATTAA
- the Aprt gene encoding adenine phosphoribosyltransferase isoform X3 — translation MDKNEKINLLRNTIKSYPDFPIPGVVFRDIFSVFHNIVALRAMKDLIVEHTLFLEVDLVVGLDSRGFLLGPMICIELGKPFVPIRKKGKLPGKVTQKDFTLEYGQEIFEIQTDCIKKDSRVLIVDDLLATGGSMAAAVELIKSTGAEVIECLVVIELNALKAREKLNVPVHSFVQYD, via the exons ATGGATAAaaacgaaaaaattaatttgttgcGGAATACAATTAAAAGTTATCCTGATTTTCCTATACCTGGTGTTGTATTTCG AGATATATTCAGCGTATTCCATAACATAGTAGCATTGCGTGCAATGAAAGATTTAATAGTAGAGCATACTTTATTTCTCGAAGTAGATTTGGTTGTAGGTCTTGATTCAAGAGGTTTCCTCCTTGGACCTATGATCTGTATAGAATTGGGGAAACCTTTTGTACCTATTAGGAAAAAAGGAAAACTTCCAGGAAAAGTTACACAAAAAGATTTTACTCTTGAATATGGACAG gaaatatttgAAATACAAACTGATTGCATAAAAAAAGACTCACGAGTGCTTATTGTAGATGATTTACTAGCAACAGGAG GTTCTATGGCTGCTGCAGTAGAATTAATAAAATCAACTGGAGCTGAAGTGATTGAATGTTTAGTAGTAATTGAATTAAATGCATTAAAAGCAAGAGAAAAACTTAATGTCCCTGTTCATTCATTCGTTCAATATGATTAA
- the Aprt gene encoding adenine phosphoribosyltransferase isoform X1, translating into MHQAIISSKKYDTTIGIRDFQLFKMDKNEKINLLRNTIKSYPDFPIPGVVFRDIFSVFHNIVALRAMKDLIVEHTLFLEVDLVVGLDSRGFLLGPMICIELGKPFVPIRKKGKLPGKVTQKDFTLEYGQEIFEIQTDCIKKDSRVLIVDDLLATGGSMAAAVELIKSTGAEVIECLVVIELNALKAREKLNVPVHSFVQYD; encoded by the exons ATGCACCAAGCAATTATATCATCAAAAAAATATGA TACAACCATCGGTATTCGAGATTTTCAATTATTCAAAATGGATAAaaacgaaaaaattaatttgttgcGGAATACAATTAAAAGTTATCCTGATTTTCCTATACCTGGTGTTGTATTTCG AGATATATTCAGCGTATTCCATAACATAGTAGCATTGCGTGCAATGAAAGATTTAATAGTAGAGCATACTTTATTTCTCGAAGTAGATTTGGTTGTAGGTCTTGATTCAAGAGGTTTCCTCCTTGGACCTATGATCTGTATAGAATTGGGGAAACCTTTTGTACCTATTAGGAAAAAAGGAAAACTTCCAGGAAAAGTTACACAAAAAGATTTTACTCTTGAATATGGACAG gaaatatttgAAATACAAACTGATTGCATAAAAAAAGACTCACGAGTGCTTATTGTAGATGATTTACTAGCAACAGGAG GTTCTATGGCTGCTGCAGTAGAATTAATAAAATCAACTGGAGCTGAAGTGATTGAATGTTTAGTAGTAATTGAATTAAATGCATTAAAAGCAAGAGAAAAACTTAATGTCCCTGTTCATTCATTCGTTCAATATGATTAA